In the Rhea pennata isolate bPtePen1 chromosome 25, bPtePen1.pri, whole genome shotgun sequence genome, one interval contains:
- the CD34 gene encoding hematopoietic progenitor cell antigen CD34 isoform X1 — MKWRQLLWIAFCVVTLWGRAAGSPTDAPASTASASPAGTISTTTSTTSSTSTSSSTTTSSSSNSTSSSSTTSSSSGTATEPPSAAKPAREATAGPPAAALTTSAVPGAARTSPPPGRTPTSSEARAATGSPTAWTPSPTAARTSPPGVPRQTAAPAPGGRASNSSKSITCHEVKDVRDTGAICLHLKEASSCKHFLEQKGSDLWTAICEESVHHVPSPCQIKLAKSEVDRNCMLLILVGEREPATDMLQESHWEKFGIKSLKRGSVRSHQDYSRKTLIALVTAGLLLALLGLAGYFLMRRRSWSPAGERLAEDPYYMENGSQDNATVTAASCERPEPQEKSNLNGGAQENGTGRASCKHGPSARQHGVADTEM; from the exons atgaagtgGAGGCAGCTTCTCTGGATTGCGTTCTGTGTCGTGACCTTGTGGG GCCGAGCTGCCGGCAGCCCGACGGATGCTCCCGCCTCAACGGCCTCGGCCTCGCCGGCGGGGACCatcagcaccaccaccagcaccaccagcagcaccagcaccagcagtagcaccaccaccagcagcagcagcaacagcaccagcagcagcagcaccaccagcagcagcagcgggacGGCCACCGAGCCGCCGAGCGCGGCAAAGCCGGCACGGGAAGCCACCG CCGGaccccccgccgcggcgctcacCACCTccgcggtgcccggcgcggcccgcacGAGCCCCCCGCCCGGCCGGACCCCCACGAGCAGCGAAGCCCGGGCGGCGACGGGCAGCCCCACGGCGtggacccccagccccacggcagcgAGGACGAGCCCTCCCGGCGTGCCACGGCAaacggccgccccggcgcccggcggcagAGCCAGCAACAGCTCGAAG TCCATCACGTGCCACGAGGTGAAGGACGTGAGGGACACCGGAGCCATCTGCTTGCACCTCAAGGAGGCCAGCAGCTGC aaacattttttagaGCAGAAGGGATCCGACTTATGGACTGCAATATGTGAAGAGAGCGTGCACCATGTTCCTTCCCCCTGCCAGATCAAACTCGCTAAATCCGAGGTGGACCGTAACTGCATGCTCCTCATCCTGGTCGGTGAAAGAG AGCCTGCTACAGATATGCTCCAGGAATCTCACTGGGAGAAG TTCGGAATAAAATCCCTGAAGCGGGGGAGCGTGAGGAGCCACCAGGACTATTCCCGGAAGACGCTGATTGCCTTGGTCACGGCCGGACTCTTGCTGGCGCTCCTGGGCTTGGCCGGATACTTCCTGATGAGACGGCGGAGCTGGAGCCCCGCGGGGGAGAGGCTG GCTGAAGACCCCTACTACATGGAGAACGGCAGCCAGGACAACGCAACGGTCACGGCGGCCTCCTGCGAGCGACCCGAGCCGCAGGAGAAGTCAAACCTCAACGGAGGGGCTCAGGAGAACGGGACCGGCCGAGCGTCCTGCAAGCACGGGCCCTCGGCCAGGCAGCACGGCGTCGCCGACACGGAGATGTGA
- the CD34 gene encoding hematopoietic progenitor cell antigen CD34 isoform X2 codes for MKWRQLLWIAFCVVTLWGRAAGSPTDAPASTASASPAGTISTTTSTTSSTSTSSSTTTSSSSNSTSSSSTTSSSSGTATEPPSAAKPAREATAGPPAAALTTSAVPGAARTSPPPGRTPTSSEARAATGSPTAWTPSPTAARTSPPGVPRQTAAPAPGGRASNSSKSITCHEVKDVRDTGAICLHLKEASSCKHFLEQKGSDLWTAICEESVHHVPSPCQIKLAKSEVDRNCMLLILVGEREPATDMLQESHWEKFGIKSLKRGSVRSHQDYSRKTLIALVTAGLLLALLGLAGYFLMRRRSWSPAGERLNLRTGLYVCLVQLL; via the exons atgaagtgGAGGCAGCTTCTCTGGATTGCGTTCTGTGTCGTGACCTTGTGGG GCCGAGCTGCCGGCAGCCCGACGGATGCTCCCGCCTCAACGGCCTCGGCCTCGCCGGCGGGGACCatcagcaccaccaccagcaccaccagcagcaccagcaccagcagtagcaccaccaccagcagcagcagcaacagcaccagcagcagcagcaccaccagcagcagcagcgggacGGCCACCGAGCCGCCGAGCGCGGCAAAGCCGGCACGGGAAGCCACCG CCGGaccccccgccgcggcgctcacCACCTccgcggtgcccggcgcggcccgcacGAGCCCCCCGCCCGGCCGGACCCCCACGAGCAGCGAAGCCCGGGCGGCGACGGGCAGCCCCACGGCGtggacccccagccccacggcagcgAGGACGAGCCCTCCCGGCGTGCCACGGCAaacggccgccccggcgcccggcggcagAGCCAGCAACAGCTCGAAG TCCATCACGTGCCACGAGGTGAAGGACGTGAGGGACACCGGAGCCATCTGCTTGCACCTCAAGGAGGCCAGCAGCTGC aaacattttttagaGCAGAAGGGATCCGACTTATGGACTGCAATATGTGAAGAGAGCGTGCACCATGTTCCTTCCCCCTGCCAGATCAAACTCGCTAAATCCGAGGTGGACCGTAACTGCATGCTCCTCATCCTGGTCGGTGAAAGAG AGCCTGCTACAGATATGCTCCAGGAATCTCACTGGGAGAAG TTCGGAATAAAATCCCTGAAGCGGGGGAGCGTGAGGAGCCACCAGGACTATTCCCGGAAGACGCTGATTGCCTTGGTCACGGCCGGACTCTTGCTGGCGCTCCTGGGCTTGGCCGGATACTTCCTGATGAGACGGCGGAGCTGGAGCCCCGCGGGGGAGAGGCTG AACTTAAGAACTGGGCTATACGTCTGTCTTGTACAGCTGCTGTAA
- the CD34 gene encoding hematopoietic progenitor cell antigen CD34 isoform X4, giving the protein MKWRQLLWIAFCVVTLWGRAAGSPTDAPASTASASPAGTISTTTSTTSSTSTSSSTTTSSSSNSTSSSSTTSSSSGTATEPPSAAKPAREATAGPPAAALTTSAVPGAARTSPPPGRTPTSSEARAATGSPTAWTPSPTAARTSPPGVPRQTAAPAPGGRASNSSKSITCHEVKDVRDTGAICLHLKEASSCKHFLEQKGSDLWTAICEESVHHVPSPCQIKLAKSEVDRNCMLLILVGEREPATDMLQESHWEKFGIKSLKRGSVRSHQDYSRKTLIALVTAGLLLALLGLAGYFLMRRRSWSPAGERL; this is encoded by the exons atgaagtgGAGGCAGCTTCTCTGGATTGCGTTCTGTGTCGTGACCTTGTGGG GCCGAGCTGCCGGCAGCCCGACGGATGCTCCCGCCTCAACGGCCTCGGCCTCGCCGGCGGGGACCatcagcaccaccaccagcaccaccagcagcaccagcaccagcagtagcaccaccaccagcagcagcagcaacagcaccagcagcagcagcaccaccagcagcagcagcgggacGGCCACCGAGCCGCCGAGCGCGGCAAAGCCGGCACGGGAAGCCACCG CCGGaccccccgccgcggcgctcacCACCTccgcggtgcccggcgcggcccgcacGAGCCCCCCGCCCGGCCGGACCCCCACGAGCAGCGAAGCCCGGGCGGCGACGGGCAGCCCCACGGCGtggacccccagccccacggcagcgAGGACGAGCCCTCCCGGCGTGCCACGGCAaacggccgccccggcgcccggcggcagAGCCAGCAACAGCTCGAAG TCCATCACGTGCCACGAGGTGAAGGACGTGAGGGACACCGGAGCCATCTGCTTGCACCTCAAGGAGGCCAGCAGCTGC aaacattttttagaGCAGAAGGGATCCGACTTATGGACTGCAATATGTGAAGAGAGCGTGCACCATGTTCCTTCCCCCTGCCAGATCAAACTCGCTAAATCCGAGGTGGACCGTAACTGCATGCTCCTCATCCTGGTCGGTGAAAGAG AGCCTGCTACAGATATGCTCCAGGAATCTCACTGGGAGAAG TTCGGAATAAAATCCCTGAAGCGGGGGAGCGTGAGGAGCCACCAGGACTATTCCCGGAAGACGCTGATTGCCTTGGTCACGGCCGGACTCTTGCTGGCGCTCCTGGGCTTGGCCGGATACTTCCTGATGAGACGGCGGAGCTGGAGCCCCGCGGGGGAGAGGCTG TAA
- the CD34 gene encoding hematopoietic progenitor cell antigen CD34 isoform X3, which yields MKWRQLLWIAFCVVTLWGRAAGSPTDAPASTASASPAGTISTTTSTTSSTSTSSSTTTSSSSNSTSSSSTTSSSSGTATEPPSAAKPAREATAGPPAAALTTSAVPGAARTSPPPGRTPTSSEARAATGSPTAWTPSPTAARTSPPGVPRQTAAPAPGGRASNSSKSITCHEVKDVRDTGAICLHLKEASSCKHFLEQKGSDLWTAICEESVHHVPSPCQIKLAKSEVDRNCMLLILVGEREPATDMLQESHWEKFGIKSLKRGSVRSHQDYSRKTLIALVTAGLLLALLGLAGYFLMRRRSWSPAGERLQ from the exons atgaagtgGAGGCAGCTTCTCTGGATTGCGTTCTGTGTCGTGACCTTGTGGG GCCGAGCTGCCGGCAGCCCGACGGATGCTCCCGCCTCAACGGCCTCGGCCTCGCCGGCGGGGACCatcagcaccaccaccagcaccaccagcagcaccagcaccagcagtagcaccaccaccagcagcagcagcaacagcaccagcagcagcagcaccaccagcagcagcagcgggacGGCCACCGAGCCGCCGAGCGCGGCAAAGCCGGCACGGGAAGCCACCG CCGGaccccccgccgcggcgctcacCACCTccgcggtgcccggcgcggcccgcacGAGCCCCCCGCCCGGCCGGACCCCCACGAGCAGCGAAGCCCGGGCGGCGACGGGCAGCCCCACGGCGtggacccccagccccacggcagcgAGGACGAGCCCTCCCGGCGTGCCACGGCAaacggccgccccggcgcccggcggcagAGCCAGCAACAGCTCGAAG TCCATCACGTGCCACGAGGTGAAGGACGTGAGGGACACCGGAGCCATCTGCTTGCACCTCAAGGAGGCCAGCAGCTGC aaacattttttagaGCAGAAGGGATCCGACTTATGGACTGCAATATGTGAAGAGAGCGTGCACCATGTTCCTTCCCCCTGCCAGATCAAACTCGCTAAATCCGAGGTGGACCGTAACTGCATGCTCCTCATCCTGGTCGGTGAAAGAG AGCCTGCTACAGATATGCTCCAGGAATCTCACTGGGAGAAG TTCGGAATAAAATCCCTGAAGCGGGGGAGCGTGAGGAGCCACCAGGACTATTCCCGGAAGACGCTGATTGCCTTGGTCACGGCCGGACTCTTGCTGGCGCTCCTGGGCTTGGCCGGATACTTCCTGATGAGACGGCGGAGCTGGAGCCCCGCGGGGGAGAGGCTG CAGTAA